The DNA region TGCAGATATGGCTTCAGCCGCAATCCAGCAACGCAATATTCTTACCATTGGCGGCATTGTAGTCACGCTGATATTAATTGGCGGCATATTCATGATCATCCGCTCGATTGTTGTGGCTCCGATTCGCAACCTGCTGAACTACTCCGAAACTGTATCCGGCGGTGATTTTTCCGCAATCCTTGATGGAAATTTCCGCTATGAAATGAAAGGACTGTCGGACAATATTCTTAGCATGGTCGGAAACCTGAAAAATAAGCTCGCATTTTCTGAAGGCGTACTTAACGGATTACCCCTGCCCTGTGCAATCGTCGGACCTGACTTCAGGATAATGTGGGTCAATGACCACATGCGCGAAATGATTGAAACGCCCTTAACACGCGAAGAATGCGTGGGCATGCTTTCCGGGAAACTTTTTTTTAACGATCCCCATAGAGAAACCCTTGCCAATAAATCCATAAAGCAAAACACACCCATGACTGCGGAAGTCCCGCTGACCACGAAAAGCGGCATTAGTAAAAAGGTGCAGGCCAGCATAACTCCGATTTTTGACATGGAAAATGAAATGATCGGTGCCATGGTCATCTGGGTCGATCTCACTGACATCCGTGAGCAACAGATGGTCATTGAAGAACAGAACAAGCTCATTAACGTTGCTGTGGAAGAGGCTTCTGACATATCTCAGCATCTTTCCAGTGCTGCGACCCAGCTTTCCTGTCAGTTGAGCGAAGCCAAGCAAGGGTCGGACGTCCAGCTCGAAAGAGCCACTGAAACCGCAACCGCCATGGAAGAAATGAACGCCACAGTGGTTGAAGTTTCCCGAAATGCCCTCAAGTCTGCCGATGAAGTGGACGAAGCCATGAACGATGCCCGTACTGGCGAGGATATTGTTTCTGAAGTTGTAAATGCCGTGGGTGGAGTTGAATCTCAAGCCCAGAATCTGAAAGCATCCATGCTGGAACTGGGAAAACAGGCCGAAGGGATCGGAGATGTCATGTCGGTCATTACCGATATTGCAGACCAGACCAACCTGCTGGCTCTCAACGCTGCAATTGAAGCGGCCCGTGCCGGAGAGGCCGGACGCGGCTTTGCAGTAGTAGCCGATGAAGTACGTAAACTGGCCGAAAAAACCATGACAGCGACCGGTGAAGTAGGAATCACCATCAACACAATTCAAACCATGACCGAAGAAAGCATTCAAGCCACTGAAGATGCAGCTGATTCAGTCGGCAGAAGTGCGGAACTCGCCAAGGAATCCGGTGAAGCACTACGCAGGATTGTGAGCCGTATCGAAAATGCTTCCGATCAGGTGCAGGCTATTGCCGCCTCTACTGAGCAGCAAACAGCAACCAGTGAAGAAATCAACCGGGCAACAGATGAGATCAACCGGATATCAAATGACAATTCGCAAGTTATGACCGAGGCGGAACAGGCTATCTGTGAAGTGACCGATATGGCTAAAAGACTTAACGATGTTATTGCCCGGATGGGGGCTTAACGCCAGCAAAGCAAATACAGACAAGGGAAAGTTATGGACAAGACTGGACACGTTTGGTGGGATATACGCATGAAACTGAAACACAAAATTTTTATCTCCATGCTCACCACTACGTGTCTAGTACTTCTCTTTTCTATTACAGTAATGCGAATCAGCATAAGCCACAATTTCATCGAATTTGTAAATGAAGTGGAATTCAATAAATTAAAAGGTATAAGGGAGCAACTGGCAAAAAATTATCAAAAACACTCAGGGTGGGATACTTACCGTGGCAACATAAGGGCCTGGCATGAATTTCTATTTTCATCCGGCCCCACCGCAACCTTGGGCACTCCCCATAAACTGCCTCCCCTTTACCCTGAAAACCACCCCGACATGGGACCTCCATTGCCCATGGACCCCAATTCCCTGCATCGCAGGTTGTCTCTTTTTGATGCGGACAAGCAGCATATTGTAGGTGAACGTGGTCCATCAGAGAAGTTCGATTACTACCCTATTGTCCTTTCAGGCCTGACCATCGGCTGGCTGGGGCTTGAACACAACTCAGGAGTAATCCGGCCATTGGAGCTTGAATTCATGAAAAAGCAAACCCATGCGTTTTACATTGTCGGGGCAGGTGCCTTTTTACTGGCACTGCTTATTTCCCACGTTGTGGCTAACCACCTGTTATCTCCTATTCACGCACTAGCAAAAGGAACCCGGGCCATGCGAGAAATTGATTTTGATACCCGAATTGAAGTGAAGACAAAAGATGAGCTGGGAGACCTTGCACATGAGTTCAACCTTATGGCCCAGACTTTGAAACAATATGAAGAATTGCGAAAAAACTGGATTTCTGACATTTCGCATGAACTGCGTACACCTGTCACTGTAATCCTCAGCAAAGTCGAAGCCTTACAGGACGGAGTGCGCCAGCCAACACCCGATATACTGAATTCATTGCATAATGATATAATGAGACTTGGAAAGACAATTAACGAACTGCATCTGATCTCCATGATGGATTCAGAAAGTCTGGCAGTCAAACTGGAACCTGTTGATATTCTGAAAACCGTAAAGCAATCATTGGATACCTTCCTGATCCGTTTTGAGCATAATCAAATCCAAATCCAAAGAGAATGGTCGGAGAATTGTCATACAAAAATCAAAGGAGATGCAGAATTGCTGCACCGCGTTTTCGTGAACCTGTTTGAAAACACCCTTAAATATACCGATTCTCCCGGAACTGCGCTTATATCGTGTTCCACCAGCAAAACAAAAGTCATACTTATGTTCGCAGACTCTGCCCCCGGCATTCCGGAAGGCAGCATGGAAGCTATTTTCGACCGACTTTATCGAGTCGATCAATCAAGAAACAGGGCACTGGGCGGCAGTGGGCTTGGCCTCAGTATTTGCCGCCAGATCATAGGCATGCATCACGGAACAATCACAGCTGAAAATTCCCCGCTTGGCGGGTTGATGATAAAAGT from Desulfovibrio sp. JC022 includes:
- a CDS encoding methyl-accepting chemotaxis protein; this translates as MKIKSINTVIILVISISIIIAMTTGITWIDSDTYSTVVSSQREGMDNLVKNSISSMRTYIKEVKLSSRMLAEDERIIRALEGGGKEDANQILKLFLRRADDCWAAFVFDTKGEIVSGYTANGKDLKGADRSSRDYVQAIISGQDNSLTGKILKSKTQSRLVFASAVAVRDNNGKVIGGVGIFPLWDKFSATFIDPIRIGQNGYAAMLDSSGRTIAHGTNKKLLLKDVSGHGFVQDILNKKSGDIDYEWEGIAKTVSFATLPDTGWTMLITANHADMASAAIQQRNILTIGGIVVTLILIGGIFMIIRSIVVAPIRNLLNYSETVSGGDFSAILDGNFRYEMKGLSDNILSMVGNLKNKLAFSEGVLNGLPLPCAIVGPDFRIMWVNDHMREMIETPLTREECVGMLSGKLFFNDPHRETLANKSIKQNTPMTAEVPLTTKSGISKKVQASITPIFDMENEMIGAMVIWVDLTDIREQQMVIEEQNKLINVAVEEASDISQHLSSAATQLSCQLSEAKQGSDVQLERATETATAMEEMNATVVEVSRNALKSADEVDEAMNDARTGEDIVSEVVNAVGGVESQAQNLKASMLELGKQAEGIGDVMSVITDIADQTNLLALNAAIEAARAGEAGRGFAVVADEVRKLAEKTMTATGEVGITINTIQTMTEESIQATEDAADSVGRSAELAKESGEALRRIVSRIENASDQVQAIAASTEQQTATSEEINRATDEINRISNDNSQVMTEAEQAICEVTDMAKRLNDVIARMGA
- a CDS encoding ATP-binding protein — encoded protein: MKLKHKIFISMLTTTCLVLLFSITVMRISISHNFIEFVNEVEFNKLKGIREQLAKNYQKHSGWDTYRGNIRAWHEFLFSSGPTATLGTPHKLPPLYPENHPDMGPPLPMDPNSLHRRLSLFDADKQHIVGERGPSEKFDYYPIVLSGLTIGWLGLEHNSGVIRPLELEFMKKQTHAFYIVGAGAFLLALLISHVVANHLLSPIHALAKGTRAMREIDFDTRIEVKTKDELGDLAHEFNLMAQTLKQYEELRKNWISDISHELRTPVTVILSKVEALQDGVRQPTPDILNSLHNDIMRLGKTINELHLISMMDSESLAVKLEPVDILKTVKQSLDTFLIRFEHNQIQIQREWSENCHTKIKGDAELLHRVFVNLFENTLKYTDSPGTALISCSTSKTKVILMFADSAPGIPEGSMEAIFDRLYRVDQSRNRALGGSGLGLSICRQIIGMHHGTITAENSPLGGLMIKVELPLA